A segment of the Collimonas fungivorans genome:
GACTATGGTATCAAAGAGAACTCCATCGTGGCTATGGCGTTGAGGTAACTCGTATTTGGAGCGGGTCGGCTGCGTTTTATCAGGAAATTTATGAGACGACAGCGTAATCGCGTCCGTAATGTCATCGTGTCTAGGACTGTTAATCCGCAGGTCCCTGGTTCGAGTCCAGGCCGGGGAGCCAATACATATAAAGGGCTGCAAGCGATTGCAGCCCTTTTTCTTTTGTCTTTTTAGACGGGTTGTTAGACACTGTCTAACAAACTCGGAATCTTCCCCTGTAACGTCGCGTTTGCTTTCGGACTGATTTGCGTTTGATTCTGGACGTACTACCACTCTCCAAGTTGCATGCTATCGCTTCGATTAGCCTCTGGAAAAATGACCAGTGCAACCCGTATAAGTTGCGATAAGCATTGATGCGTGAAAGCCGCACAGAAATCACAAGTTTCTGGAGCGTTAATGAGTTTGCCTGAGGCGAAGGCTGGGCGGCCCCCTCGTTCGGTCGTGTTCCATATCGCCGCAGCTGGGTCAGGGTGGACAACCTTGTGGAGTCGATCAGAGAATTTCTGGCGCTCGACTTCCGTGAACGTGTACTTATTTGCCTTGTCCAGATGTTGCATAAGCACCTTGAATGAAGGCTGAGTCTTTCGTTCCCACCCGGCATGCCACGAATCGACTGCGCTAGGCGTATCGCACAAGTAGATAATCAATGCTAAGCGCTCAAGCATTGACCGAAGTAGGATCACTGCTGAAAATACATAGCCTTGACGAAGCAACTCTCTAATACTAAGTGCGATGCTGATTGCCTGGGGTATGAGTTCGCACGCTGCAGTTTGCAGCGGTGACTTGTTGATTTCAAAGGTATGTTTTGCAATGGCAAGATTTTTCTGAAGTGCTCGCGGAATCTCCAGATCAAGCTGAAGCAAAGCGACCCGCCCGAGATAGGGTTCATTGTGCGGTAAGTAGACGGCTTCGGGCTGTCGTGCACGGTCTTCCAACATTTTTCTCTCCCATAGGTACAAGTTGGCATTTCGCACAAATTGGGCTTTTAACCCGCATGTTGCCAGTTCGAGTGCCGCTAAGCTGCCGCTCCGCCATTATCCTGTTTTCATTGTAGTAGTTTTGCAACATTTCTAGCTCTCTCTGGAGTGTACGCTGCTCGGCGAATGCATATTTATTGCTTTATCAGCTTGCAACATTTTGTTATTTAACGCTACCCTATAAAATTGGCTCAATAGCAATTTTTCACGGAATACCCATGGTGATGCGCAAGATTGTTGTAGGCGATAAAACTACGACAAGCGGTACGATTCTGCCAAACGCGAACTCAACGTTTTCAGTAGGGCTGGCCACAAGGTTGCGCTAATCGGGGGACAGGCAACCTGCCTGGCCTGCAAAGGCGTAGGGACAATTGCTAAGGCAGGCGGGCCGCGCCGGATGAATTTCATGGGCGAAGTGGCGCTGGAGGACGATATTGTTATTTGTGCGTGCCCCATTCATCCGAAGCTCGTAGCTAACCTACACCACACAATGACTTACGATGACGGCGCGGCGCCCCATGTCGCCGCCTCGCCGGCAGCGGAAGCCATCAATCCAACTGTATCATCCAGCGCTGTTAGTGAATCAAAAATTGCCAGTTTTGACGAAATGCCGCATGCCAAGGTAGGCGGGCAAGGATTGGCTGAGCATCCGTATTACGTAGAAACCGAGGATGGGCGCACGTTCTCCGGCGTGACCGACTCCGAAGGCAAGATACCGCGTATCTCTACAGCCAGCGAGAGCCAATACAAAGTGTATTGGGGGGATGATGCATTGGCTAAACAAGCAGAAAAAGAGTAACGGGAACCAAAAATGCCAAATGCGCCGACCGTCATCAAGACCAACAGCACTAAAGATTCAGTAAAAGAAGTGAATCTCAAAACGGTTTCATTCCAGGAGCTGTGGGACAACTACGTGTCCGGCGCCCCCTATAAGGTCGACGGAAAAGTGCCAGACGGATTTGATAATCAATGTGCTATCCGCATGAGCGCGACCTTCCACAAGCTGGGCATTGATATGAAGTCCTTTTCTTCAAAGGTGGTCAAGCCTGAAAATGGGGAAAAGAGCATAGGCCGTATTTTGCTTGACGGCAAGCCAACAGCCACCCGCGCTAATGAACTTCGTCAGTGGTTAAACCTGCACCCAATACCCAACATCTACAAGGCTGAGAATATTACAGGCGCGGATTGGCAATCCAAAATCAAGGGGCGGACCGGGATTGTCGCATTCGAGGGTTACTGGCAGCGTGACTCCGATGGGGCGAGAGATACAAGCGGCGGCCATATTGATCTTTGGAACAAAACCACGCTGACGCCGTCTGTCGAGTCGTTCCTGAGATTCCGTGCAGGCATAAATCGCATTCCGAATCCAATAGCTTTCCTTCGTGGCCGAGAGGGGAACTGGTATTCGGACCTTGGTAAATCAAAGCAGATTCTGTTTTGGGAAATAAAATGAAGAGATTCGGGATTGCCTTCGCAGGCTTGGTATTTGGACTGTTTTTAACGTGGCTCTGCCTCTATAGTTTTAGCCATATTGATTGGTCAACGCCCCACGCCCTTTCTCACGGATGCTACGAAATCGACCACTGCCCGAAACATTGGTGGACTTACCCGTTATTTTTCGGAACGCTCTTTGGCCCAAGCATTGTTTTTTGCCTGCTAAATGTGATTGCGTGGAAGCGGTGGACAGCGCGGAAATGGGGATGGTTTTTTGGAACGTTTATAGTACTCACTATCCTATTCTATTTGTCTGGATACATAATCCCACTGTTGCGCTCCTACCTTTCTTAACGTCACCTCTTTGGTATTTTGCGGAAAGGCCTTGATGGAACAAATTTACAACGTCTTCCTCTACTACACGAACGACGTTTGCTCCACTGTCGGTTACGTGGCTCATGACTATTGCGGCAGTGATGAGCAAAGTCTCGACTTCCTAAAAGATAATTTACGTGAAGATTTCCAAAGAGTTTCAAAATTGGATTTGATACGGCAATTCACGCTCTCCGAATACAACGCAAAATGTCGATTGGGCGAAGGCCAGGCATCTCGGAATCAGCCGTACTACGCTGTGGCGCAAAATCAAGGGGCAGTGAAAGCCCTCTCTGGAGTTAACCCAAGGACGAAAAAAAGCCGCCCATAAAGGCGGCTTTTCTTGAGAAGCCGTTTGACTACCACGGCTAATATTCTTGGCGGAGAGACGGGGATTCGAACCCCGGATAGGCTATGAACCTATACACGC
Coding sequences within it:
- a CDS encoding DUF5677 domain-containing protein, coding for MLEDRARQPEAVYLPHNEPYLGRVALLQLDLEIPRALQKNLAIAKHTFEINKSPLQTAACELIPQAISIALSIRELLRQGYVFSAVILLRSMLERLALIIYLCDTPSAVDSWHAGWERKTQPSFKVLMQHLDKANKYTFTEVERQKFSDRLHKVVHPDPAAAIWNTTERGGRPAFASGKLINAPETCDFCAAFTHQCLSQLIRVALVIFPEANRSDSMQLGEW
- a CDS encoding T6SS effector amidase Tae4 family protein, whose protein sequence is MPNAPTVIKTNSTKDSVKEVNLKTVSFQELWDNYVSGAPYKVDGKVPDGFDNQCAIRMSATFHKLGIDMKSFSSKVVKPENGEKSIGRILLDGKPTATRANELRQWLNLHPIPNIYKAENITGADWQSKIKGRTGIVAFEGYWQRDSDGARDTSGGHIDLWNKTTLTPSVESFLRFRAGINRIPNPIAFLRGREGNWYSDLGKSKQILFWEIK